The Luteibacter flocculans genomic interval AGACCCGATCGATGCTGCGACGTCGAGCGACGCATGGTGGACGGCTTCGATGTTGTGGCCGTCCGGATCGAGGACGAAGGCACCGTAGTAGCCGGCGTGATAGTGGGAGCGCGGGCCGGGCGGGCCGTTGTCGCGTCCACCGGCGGCGAGTGCCGCCTCGTGGAACTCGCGTACGAGCTTCTGCGTTTCCACGCGGAAGGCGACGTGGACGGGCGGCTGGTTAGGCTGGCCCTCGGTGATCCAGAAATCGGGTTTGCCGTGCTCGCCGAAGCCGGCGACATTCGTGCGACCCGTTACCGAGGCGGGGAGAATCACGAGGAGTTCGTATCCGATCGCCGCGAGCGCCGCCTGGTAGAACTGCCTGCTGCGTTCGAAGTCGCTGACGATGACGCCGGTGTGGTCGATCATGAAAGTCCCCAGGAGAGATGGCCTGGAGAGCTTAACGCATTCGACGAGGGGCCCTGTCGGCACGGTGGCGCGCGGCATATCCGTACGAGCGATCGCATCGGCAGGTGCCGATGCGACCGCGATGGCTTACTCAGCGCAGGCCTGTCTCCGAACGGGCGATGACGAGGCGCTGGATTTCGCTGGTGCCCTCGTAGATCTCGGTGATCTTCGCATCGCGGAAATACCGCTCCAGCGGCATTTCCTTGGAGTAGCCCATGCCGCCGTGGATCTGCACGGCCTGGTGGGTGATCCACATGGCCGCTTCGGACGCCACCAGCTTCGCCATCGAAGCCTCGGTGCCGAAACGACCGCCGGTCTTCTCGACCTGCCCCTTCGTCCAGGCAGCGCGCAGCGTCAGCAGCAAGGCGGAGTCCAGCTTGCACTTCATGTCCGCGATCTTGGCCTGGGTCATCTGGAAGGTGCCGATCGGATGGCCGAAAGCCTTGCGATCGCGCGACCACTGCAGGGTGGCTTCATAGGCAGCGCGTGCGATGCCGACGGCCTGCGAGGCGATGCCGATGCGGCCTGCGTCGAGCACGCCCATGGCGATGGCAAAGCCCTTGCCTTCCTCGCCGAGCATGTCTTCCTTCGGGCACACGTAGTCGTGGAACTCGATCTCGCAGGTGGCCGAGGCGCGGATGCCGAGCTTGGGTTCGGTCTTGCCCGCGAGGAAACCGTCGCGCTGCGTGTCGATGAGGAAGGCCGACACCCCACGCGCGCCGATCCCCGGCGTGGTGACCGCGAAGAGCACGATGTAGCGGGCCACGGGGCCCGAGGTGATCCAGCTCTTCTTGCCGTTGATGACCCAGTCGCCGTCGGCGTTCTTCACCGCACGCGTATGCATGTTGGATGCATCGGAACCCGACTGCGGCTCCGTCAGCGCATAGGCACCGATCGCTTCGCCGGAGGCGATGGCGCGCACGTACTTCTGCTTCTGTTCTTCGGTGCCGTTCTTCAGGATGCCGTTGCAGAACAGCGAATTGTTCACCGACATGATGGTGGACGTGGCGGCATCGGCCGCTGCGACCTCGATCATCGCCAGCACGTAGGCCACCGGGTCCATGCCGGCGCCGCCGTAGGCCTCCGGCACCTCGATGCCCATCAGGCCCAACTGGCCCATCTCCTGGATGTTTTCCAGCGGGAATTCACCCTTGGCGTCGAACTCGGCGGCCACGGGCGCAATGCGCTTCTGTGCGAAATCGCGGGCGATGGACTGGATCGACAACTGGTCGTCGGTAAAGCGGAAATCCATGGGGTGTTCCTCACGCCGACCTGTAGGCGGCAGTCTTGGGGTGGAGACGAGCCCGACATTCTAACGGTCGTTCGAGCGCTTGCCGCCCTGCACTGCAACATGCGCCCTTGACGCCCGGCCATGTCGGCCGCATCCTACGTATCTCTGTATCGCGATATAAGGATGTTGGATGGATCTGTCGACGGCATCCACGGCCCTCCGGCTCCTTGCCGATCCCACCCGCGTCCGCCTCCTCGCCCTGCTGGACCGCGAGGAACTCACCGTGGCCGAACTGGCGGCAGTGCTGCACCTGGCCCAGCCGCGCGTGTCCACGCACCTTGCGAAACTCAAGGAAGCCGCGCTCGTGCGCGATCGCCGCGCAGGCGTGTCGGCCTATTATCGGGCCAACGCCGAGGCCGATCCCACCCTGGCGGCCCTGGTCGCCTCCTTGCGCGACACCTTGAGCGACGCCCTGCTCCGCGAGGATGCCGAACGCCTGCCTGCGGTGCTCGCCCAGCGCGCCCGCGCCGAGGGTTGGGCCGATACCGTCGCCGGCGACATGGAACGCCACTATTCGCCGGGACGCACCTGGGAAACCCTCGCACGCTCCCTTCTGCAGTTGCTTGCCACTGGCGACGTGCTGGACATCGCCTCGGGCGACGGCGTGACCGCGGAGCTGCTGGCGCCGCACGCGCATTCGATCGTCTGCGTGGACAGCTCCGAGCGTGTCGTCGAGGCCGCGCGCCAGCGGCTGTCCAGCTTCGCCAATGTGGACGTGCGCACGGGCGACATGCATGCGCTGGATCTCGGTGGGCGCCAGTTCGACCTGGTGCTGCTGTTGCACGCCCTCACCTACTCCGATCGGCCGCAGGCCGTGTTCGACGAGGTGAGCAAGGTCTTGAAGCCGGGTGGCCGCTTGCTCGTATCCACCCTGGGCGAACACGATCATCGCGCCGTCGTCGAGCCGTTCGATCACCGCAACCTCGGTTTTACCTGCGACGGCTTGACCGCCATGGCGCGGCAGGCCGGGTTCGAGGTGGTCAGTTGCGAACGCCTGAGCCGCGAGCGCCGCGCGCCGCACTTCGAAGTCATCAGCCTTCTTGCACGCAGGCCCTGAGGGAGCACGACCCATGAGCCAACTACCGTGGCTGCATCCCGAACGCGTCGCCCTCATCCAGAAGGGGCTGGCGGAACGCATCATGATTCTCGACGGCGGCATGGGCACCATGCTGCAAGGCCATCGGCTGGACGAGTCCGGCTACCGCGGCGAGCGCTTCGCGCAGGGGCGCGACGGGCTGCACGAGCACACTCACGACCACCCGGGCGAGTGCGACCTCAAGGGCAATAACGACCTGTTGCTGCTGACCCAGCCGGACATCATCCGCGGCGTGCATGACGCCTACCTGGAAGCCGGTGCGGACTTCATCGAGACGAACACATTCAACGCGACGCGCGTGAGCCAGGCCGATTACCACCTCGAACATCTGGTGCCGGAACTCAACCGCGAAGGTGCGCGCATCGCTCGCGAGGCCTGCGATGCCATGACGGCGCGCACACCTGAGAAGCCGCGCTTCGTGATCGGCGTGCTCGGGCCCACGAGCCGTACCGCGTCGATCTCTCCCGACGTGAACGACCCCGGCTTCCGTAACGTGTCGTTCGAAGAACTGAAGCAAAACTACATGGAGTCCGCCCGCGCGCTGATTGAAGGCGGTGCGGACACGATCATGGTGGAGACGATCTTCGACACCTTGAACGCGAAGGCAGCCTTGTTTGCCTTGAGCGAGCTGTTCCATCAGCTTGGCGCGCGAGTACCCGTGATGATCTCGGGCACCATCACTGACCGTTCCGGACGCACGCTGTCGGGGCAGACGGCGGAAGCGTTCTTCTATTCGGTCGAGCACATCCAGCCGTTGTCGGTCGGTCTCAATTGCGCGCTCGGTGCGGAAGACCTGCGTCCGCATGTGCAGATGCTTGCCCGCATCGCCGGCAGCGCCATCAGCACGCATCCCAACGCCGGGCTGCCGAATGCCTTCGGCGAGTACGACGAGACACCCGAGAGCATGGCCGAGACGATCCGCAGCTTCGCCGCGGATGGCCTCATCAACATCGTAGGCGGTTGCTGCGGCACCACGCCCGCGCACATCGCAGCGATCGCCGCCGCCGTGGCGCCCTACCCGCCTCGCATTGCCAAGGACGCCGCGCAAGCCGCATGAGCATTCGATATACGCGTCTCTCCGGTCTCGAACCGCTGGTCCTCACGCCGGACCTGAATTTCATCAACGTCGGCGAACGGACCAACGTCACGGGGTCGGCGCAGTTCCGCAAGCTGATCAAGGAAGGCCGTTACGAGGAAGCGGTGGAAGTGGCGCGCCAGCAGGTGGAGAACGGCGCACAGATCATCGACATCAACATGGACGAGGGCCTGATCGATTCCGAGTCGGCGATGACCCGTTTCGTCAACCTCATCTCGTCCGAGCCCGACATCGCACGCGTGCCGATCATGGTCGACTCCTCGAAGTGGAGCGTGATCGAAGCCGGCCTGCGTTGCATGCAAGGCAAGGGCATCGTCAATTCCATCTCGATGAAGGAAGGCGAGGCCGCCTTTCTCGAACACGCGCGGCGCGTGCGCCAGTACGGCGCCGCCGTTGTCGTGATGGCTTTCGACGAAGCCGGCCAGGCGGACACGAAGGAGCGCAAGATCGAGATCTGTTCGCGCGCCTACGAGTTGCTGGTGAACGAGCTGGATTTCCCTCCCGAAGACATCATCTTCGACCCCAACATCTTCGCCATCGCCACCGGCATCGAGGAACACAACAACTATGCGGTGGACTTCATCGAGGCCACGCGCGAACTGAAGAAGCGATTCCCTTCGTCGCACGTGTCCGGTGGCGTATCCAACGTGTCGTTCTCGTTCCGCGGCAACAACGTCGTGCGCGAGGCCATTCATTCGGTGTTCCTCTACCACGCGATTGCGGCGGGCATGGACATGGGCATCGTCAATGCCGGCGCCCTGGCGATCTACGACGACCTGCCGGAAGATCTGCGCGAGCGCGTGGAAGACGTCGTGCTGAACCGTCGCCCCGATGGCACCGAGCGGCTGCTGGAGATCGCCGAGCGCTACAAGGGTGGCAAGGGTGAAGCCGCGGTGGAAACCGCCGCGTGGCGTGAGAAACCCGTAGCCGAACGGCTCAGCCATGCGCTGGTGCATGGCATCGACCAGTTCGTGGTGGAAGACACCGAGGAAGCACGCGCCGCTGCACGGCGTCCGCTCGATGTCATCGAAGGCCCGCTCATGGCAGGCATGAACGTGGTGGGCGACCTGTTCGGAGCGGGCAAGATGTTCCTCCCGCAAGTCGTGAAGTCCGCACGCGTGATGAAGAAGGCCGTGGCGCACCTCATTCCCTACATCGAAGAGGAAAAGCGCATTTCAGGCGATGCCGGCAAGAACAACGGCAAAATCGTGCTCGCCACGGTAAAGGGCGACGTCCACGACATCGGCAAGAACATCGTGGGCGTGGTGCTCCAGTGCAACAACTTCGAGGTGATCGATCTCGGCGTGATGGTGCCGACGCAGAAGATCCTCGACACGGCGCGCGCCGAAAACGCCGACATCATCGGTCTCTCCGGCCTCATCACCCCATCGCTGGAAGAAATGAGCCAGGTGGCGCGCGAGATGCAGCGCCAGGATTTCCATGTGCCCCTGATGATCGGCGGTGCGACGACGTCGCGCGCGCACACCGCGCTGCGCATCGAACCGCACTACACCTCACCCACGGTATGGGTAAAGGACGCCTCGCGAGCCGTCGGCGTCGCGCAATCGCTGGTCAGCAAGGATCTCGTCGACGAGTTCATGGCGAAAGTGCGCGCGGAATACGCCGAAGTGCGCGAACGGCACAAGAGCCGCGGCACCGGCAAGCAACTGGTGCCGCTGAAGAAAGCGCGTGCTCAGCGCTATACCTGCGACTGGCAGGCTTATGAAGCACCCACGCCACGCGCACCCGGGCTGACCGTGTTCGACGATTACGACCTGGCGGAACTGCGCCGCTACATCGACTGGTCGCCGTTCTTCAACGCGTGGGAGCTGGCAGGCAAGTACCCGGCGATCCTCACCGACGAGGTGGTGGGTGCGCAGGCGACGGAACTGTTCAACGACGCGCAGGCGATGCTCGACCGCATCGTGGCGGAGAAGTGGTTGACCGCCAAGGGCGTGATCGGCTTCTGGCCGGCAGCGCAATCAGGGGACGATATCGAGGTCTACGCCGAACCGGGGCAGCGCAAGCCTATGGCCGTGCTGCACCACCTGCGCCAGCAGGTGGACAAGCCAGCCGACCGGCCGGACTTCTGCCTTGCCGATTTCATTGCACCGAAGGACAGCGGGGTTGCCGATTGGGTCGGCGGTTTCGCGGTGACGGCCGGCATAGGCATCGACGAGCACGTGGCCCGCTTCGAAGCGAACCACGACGATTATTCGTCGATCCTGCTGAAGGCGCTGGCCGACCGACTCGCCGAGGCCTTCGCGGAGCGTCTACACGAGCGTGTGCGCAAGGAATTCTGGGGCTACCAGCCCGACGAGACGCTGGATAACGAGGCATTGATCGCCGAGTCGTACCGCGGCATACGGCCTGCGCCGGGTTACCCCGCCTGCCCAGAACATTCGGAAAAGCGCACGCTGTTCGATCTGCTCCAGGCAACCGAACACACCACCGTGCAGCTCACGGACAGCTTCGCCATGTATCCCACCGCTGCGGTGTCGGGCTGGTACTTCGCGCATCCCGACAGCCAGTACTTCGTCGTCGGCCGCGTAAGCCGCGAGCAGGTCGAGGACTATGCGAAGCGCAAAGGCTGGGATCGCACAGAGGCCGAGCGCTGGCTTGCGCCGTATCTCGATTACGATCCGGATTGACTCGCCGCTGTTGAAGCTACTCGTTGTAGGAGCCGCTACAGCGGTGAGGGAAAGCTTGCGGGTGGGACTACTACTTGCCGGTGGGAGCCAGCCTGCTGGCGATCGGGACTTGCCTTGCCGCTACACCGCTTCGTTGGCTTATCGCCAGCAGGCTGGCTCCCACCTTCGCTTCGTAGACTTCCTACAACGAGCGCGCGGTCAGTCTTCGGCGCCGCCCGGTCGCACCGTCTCCTGCTTGTCCCGGTGCTTGAGGTGAGCGAAGACGTTGTAGAACGACACCAGCATCGGGAACGCCGTCTGGATGATGCCCACCGAATCGTTCTTGCCCCAGATGAAATAGGCCAGGGTCAGCACGCTGCCGCTGACCGACAGATACCAGAACGACATGGGCACGGTGACCTTCTTGTTCTTCTTCGTCGCATAGAACTGGACGAACCAGCGCGCGGTGAAGAGCAAGGTGCCGAGAAGACCAATGATCTTCCAGGGCGTGAGCGTCAGCAGGTGGAGATCGGCAAGGGCGTCGTGCATGGCGGTGTCCGGGCGTGCGTTCCACCCATTCTAAGCGGCGGTCATGGCTGAAGAGCGTAGCGCCCCGCACAACGGCAAGGCTCCAAGCCGGCCGCCACTCGCTGAGCGCACCAATAAAAAGCCCGGCACTGGGGCCGGGCTTTTAAATTCGATGGTGGGCGGTACAAGGATCGAACTTGTGACACCTGCCGTGTGAAGGTTCGCTGCTACACGAACGCTGTCCCCCGGGCTCACCACTTGAAGCAAAAAACAAACCCGGCAGAGCCGGGCTTGTGACATCGATGGTGGGCGGTACAAGGATCGAACTTGTGACACCTGCCGTGTGAAGGCAGTGCTCTACCGCTGAGCTAACCGCCCATCGAGCGGGGCATGATAACGAGGCGTACCGCCTCGGTCAATGCCCCGCCCTGCCCCGATCAGTCGAGAATTTCCCGCCAGTTGGTGCGCTGGAGCAGCGCCGAATTACCCGGCTGCACCATGTTCGCCGTCTGCGGCGACTGGCCCGTCTGGCCGTACAGCAGCACGAACTTGCCGTTGTTCGGTAGCTGAACCATCTGCAGGTTCGTGATCGCCGTGTTGGCGGTCAGGAACTTCACGGACTGACCGGTCGACGAGAGCAGGTTGCTCTGTCCCGAATCGTACGCGGCCGAGTAGACGGCACCACTCAATGCGCAGGGGTCGGCGGTCGGGATCAACGTACCCCAGTTGATCGAGAAGATGCCGGCCACCGCGTCGGGATCGACCACGATACGCTCCGTGGCGCCGCCAGTACCCGGCGCGGTTCCCGTCAGGTCGTAGTACCAACCGTAATCGGCATCCTGAATGTTGAGGTTGTCGACCAGGTTGTTCTGACGCAGGTTGGCGCGGGTGATTGGCGTGCTGATTGGGTTGGGCGATACGCCGGTCCCGTCGCGCAGTGCGTACATCGTCTGCGTCTGGGTATCGGTGAGGTCGCTGCTGTCGAGGAACTTGCCGGTACCGACGAACACCCAGCGACGCGTGCCGGTGCCGGTCGAGTCGTAGTTCAGTTCGATGCGCGGCGCCGTGGTGATCGGCTGCGCACCGCCGCTCGGATCGGTCAGCTTGGCGAGGATGACGGGGCTCGGATACGCACCGGTGCCGGAGAGATCGAAGCGCCACACATTGCCCTGCAGATCACCCACATAGACCTGCTCGACGGTGTTGTCCGTCACGTCCTTGATGTATGCGGACGGACGCGAGAGTCCGATCGGGCTCGTGGTCGACCCCGTGGTAGTCGCGATCTTTTCGAGCAAGGTACCGGTCTTGACGTTGATGACGTAGAGATAGCCCTTGCCGTCGGCGTTGTTGTAACCGGAGGTCGCGATGACCACCCAGCCGTACTTGCGTGTCTTGGCGATCAGCGGACGTGCATAGGTGTAACCCATCGTCGAATCCGTGAATTCCCAGAGCGACTTGGCGGTCGCGATGGTCGACTCGATGGTGGTGTCTTTCGTGGTCGTCGGCGCACTGGGCACCGTGGTGATATCGAGGCCATAGAAGCCCTTGCCACCCTTGCCGAGGCCGCCGACAAGCACCGTATGCCAGTTATTGGTCGTCGGTTTGGTGCCGGCAGTACCCGCCGTGTTGACCGTCCAGTCGAAATCGACGTCAGCCGCTTGCGGCGTCTGATCGACGTAGAAGTGGTGGTCGTAACCGTTCGTGGTCGCCCCCTTCAGGTTCGCCAGCGCGGCGAGACCGTCCACGGCAGGCGTGTTGTTCGGTCCGGCGAAGACGAGGTTCGGCACGTAGGCCCACAGTTCTGCACCGCCGCCACCCAGCGAGTTGGTGCCACCCGACGAGAAGTCGGCTTCGAACGCATGGACCATGCCGTCGTTGGCACCGACGTAAACCACTGGCATGCGACTCGACTGTGCGGTGACAAACGCGCTGTAGCCGGGATTGTTGCCGTCGGTATACGACGTGGACAGTGCGCCCTGCACCAGCGTGGCCTGCGAGTTCACGATGTCGCCAAGCAGGTGCGTGCGGATGTGGAAGCTCGTGCCTTCCTTCGAGCGGTCGCCGCGCAGGAAATCGAGCAGCGTCGAGTCGCTGGAAAGATTGCTCTGCTGCGTCGCGTTGAGACTTGCCCAGCGGAACGGCTTGCCTGCGCTCCCGACACGCGTAAACACGCGGCGGATGTCCCGCCAGCCAAGCGTGGAGCTGGTGCTGTCGGCATACGCGCCCAGCGCATCGAGGCGTGTCTGGGCACTCCACGTATTGCTACCCGTGGCGGCCTGCACGTCCGCGCCGACGGCGGCTGAAGCCACAAAACCGGTGACCTCACCACTCCAGGTGCCGGGGAAATAGGTCACCGTGTAGATCGGAAAGCCTGCGACCGGCGAGTTGTAAGGTGCCGCATTTGCCGTCACGTCGGAGAGCACGCGCGTGGGCGACACGCTGGGGCCCGAGGCGCTCAGCGATGCGGTGGTGCTGACGTTGGAGAAGATGCTCGCCAGGCCCGCCACGATCAGGTCGGGACGGTTACCGACGAAGTAATTGTCCGGACGAA includes:
- a CDS encoding VOC family protein, with protein sequence MIDHTGVIVSDFERSRQFYQAALAAIGYELLVILPASVTGRTNVAGFGEHGKPDFWITEGQPNQPPVHVAFRVETQKLVREFHEAALAAGGRDNGPPGPRSHYHAGYYGAFVLDPDGHNIEAVHHASLDVAASIGSA
- a CDS encoding acyl-CoA dehydrogenase family protein, with protein sequence MDFRFTDDQLSIQSIARDFAQKRIAPVAAEFDAKGEFPLENIQEMGQLGLMGIEVPEAYGGAGMDPVAYVLAMIEVAAADAATSTIMSVNNSLFCNGILKNGTEEQKQKYVRAIASGEAIGAYALTEPQSGSDASNMHTRAVKNADGDWVINGKKSWITSGPVARYIVLFAVTTPGIGARGVSAFLIDTQRDGFLAGKTEPKLGIRASATCEIEFHDYVCPKEDMLGEEGKGFAIAMGVLDAGRIGIASQAVGIARAAYEATLQWSRDRKAFGHPIGTFQMTQAKIADMKCKLDSALLLTLRAAWTKGQVEKTGGRFGTEASMAKLVASEAAMWITHQAVQIHGGMGYSKEMPLERYFRDAKITEIYEGTSEIQRLVIARSETGLR
- a CDS encoding ArsR/SmtB family transcription factor, which produces MDLSTASTALRLLADPTRVRLLALLDREELTVAELAAVLHLAQPRVSTHLAKLKEAALVRDRRAGVSAYYRANAEADPTLAALVASLRDTLSDALLREDAERLPAVLAQRARAEGWADTVAGDMERHYSPGRTWETLARSLLQLLATGDVLDIASGDGVTAELLAPHAHSIVCVDSSERVVEAARQRLSSFANVDVRTGDMHALDLGGRQFDLVLLLHALTYSDRPQAVFDEVSKVLKPGGRLLVSTLGEHDHRAVVEPFDHRNLGFTCDGLTAMARQAGFEVVSCERLSRERRAPHFEVISLLARRP
- a CDS encoding homocysteine S-methyltransferase family protein, whose product is MSQLPWLHPERVALIQKGLAERIMILDGGMGTMLQGHRLDESGYRGERFAQGRDGLHEHTHDHPGECDLKGNNDLLLLTQPDIIRGVHDAYLEAGADFIETNTFNATRVSQADYHLEHLVPELNREGARIAREACDAMTARTPEKPRFVIGVLGPTSRTASISPDVNDPGFRNVSFEELKQNYMESARALIEGGADTIMVETIFDTLNAKAALFALSELFHQLGARVPVMISGTITDRSGRTLSGQTAEAFFYSVEHIQPLSVGLNCALGAEDLRPHVQMLARIAGSAISTHPNAGLPNAFGEYDETPESMAETIRSFAADGLINIVGGCCGTTPAHIAAIAAAVAPYPPRIAKDAAQAA
- the metH gene encoding methionine synthase, giving the protein MSIRYTRLSGLEPLVLTPDLNFINVGERTNVTGSAQFRKLIKEGRYEEAVEVARQQVENGAQIIDINMDEGLIDSESAMTRFVNLISSEPDIARVPIMVDSSKWSVIEAGLRCMQGKGIVNSISMKEGEAAFLEHARRVRQYGAAVVVMAFDEAGQADTKERKIEICSRAYELLVNELDFPPEDIIFDPNIFAIATGIEEHNNYAVDFIEATRELKKRFPSSHVSGGVSNVSFSFRGNNVVREAIHSVFLYHAIAAGMDMGIVNAGALAIYDDLPEDLRERVEDVVLNRRPDGTERLLEIAERYKGGKGEAAVETAAWREKPVAERLSHALVHGIDQFVVEDTEEARAAARRPLDVIEGPLMAGMNVVGDLFGAGKMFLPQVVKSARVMKKAVAHLIPYIEEEKRISGDAGKNNGKIVLATVKGDVHDIGKNIVGVVLQCNNFEVIDLGVMVPTQKILDTARAENADIIGLSGLITPSLEEMSQVAREMQRQDFHVPLMIGGATTSRAHTALRIEPHYTSPTVWVKDASRAVGVAQSLVSKDLVDEFMAKVRAEYAEVRERHKSRGTGKQLVPLKKARAQRYTCDWQAYEAPTPRAPGLTVFDDYDLAELRRYIDWSPFFNAWELAGKYPAILTDEVVGAQATELFNDAQAMLDRIVAEKWLTAKGVIGFWPAAQSGDDIEVYAEPGQRKPMAVLHHLRQQVDKPADRPDFCLADFIAPKDSGVADWVGGFAVTAGIGIDEHVARFEANHDDYSSILLKALADRLAEAFAERLHERVRKEFWGYQPDETLDNEALIAESYRGIRPAPGYPACPEHSEKRTLFDLLQATEHTTVQLTDSFAMYPTAAVSGWYFAHPDSQYFVVGRVSREQVEDYAKRKGWDRTEAERWLAPYLDYDPD
- a CDS encoding lipid-A-disaccharide synthase N-terminal domain-containing protein encodes the protein MHDALADLHLLTLTPWKIIGLLGTLLFTARWFVQFYATKKNKKVTVPMSFWYLSVSGSVLTLAYFIWGKNDSVGIIQTAFPMLVSFYNVFAHLKHRDKQETVRPGGAED
- a CDS encoding pilus assembly protein — translated: MNSFRKVAQRLLALVGLLALGFPASVGLAADTKLSNLPLYSASNVPANLMLALSVEFPTGTVAAYTDNAGVALVTGSTSYSCGGKVTDSNASFGVCYFPAMNYLGYFDPLKCYQYSSSDGYFKPSKTLTSSDNSCGGDWSGNALNWATMTALDEFRKTLTGGNRAVDTATATVLVRSNLNNQSNEGNFPNKRLGANNNVSLKDVAGDDVKNWSVAYFRSYGLGTTFRVSNNPAFSSTGKTNGVNNVVLTYNAQVSVCEKNTAEDNCTAYGSNYKPEGLIQQNYQRIRVGAAAYANTSGAPNPNGLVRALLRDNGPTTYNGNGARQPNAYAEWSATDGTLYSNPAANDSNLATGPDGTAFSQSGVINYLNKFGTNGYETYDTISELYWSALAYFMRAPLDPAYSSSLNATNSLDKAFPAFKGTKADSSDSNDPMQYKCAANAILVIGDSHTHCDRRVPSSTGPSGTNGYCAMQATETVVKGVDAGKYTTNMGNLPLIEADGNNGTASASFSAAKLGGNAAGTSFVNSGQLSTYFIAGLAYFAHTNDIRSDLTGKQTVDTYVVDVMEPGVFSGANGQEIYNTGNGSAGPNQYWLAAKYGGFADTKGDGKPSSFLTWHTNTSTVAKKDLRPDNYFVGNRPDLIVAGLASIFSNVSTTASLSASGPSVSPTRVLSDVTANAAPYNSPVAGFPIYTVTYFPGTWSGEVTGFVASAAVGADVQAATGSNTWSAQTRLDALGAYADSTSSTLGWRDIRRVFTRVGSAGKPFRWASLNATQQSNLSSDSTLLDFLRGDRSKEGTSFHIRTHLLGDIVNSQATLVQGALSTSYTDGNNPGYSAFVTAQSSRMPVVYVGANDGMVHAFEADFSSGGTNSLGGGGAELWAYVPNLVFAGPNNTPAVDGLAALANLKGATTNGYDHHFYVDQTPQAADVDFDWTVNTAGTAGTKPTTNNWHTVLVGGLGKGGKGFYGLDITTVPSAPTTTKDTTIESTIATAKSLWEFTDSTMGYTYARPLIAKTRKYGWVVIATSGYNNADGKGYLYVINVKTGTLLEKIATTTGSTTSPIGLSRPSAYIKDVTDNTVEQVYVGDLQGNVWRFDLSGTGAYPSPVILAKLTDPSGGAQPITTAPRIELNYDSTGTGTRRWVFVGTGKFLDSSDLTDTQTQTMYALRDGTGVSPNPISTPITRANLRQNNLVDNLNIQDADYGWYYDLTGTAPGTGGATERIVVDPDAVAGIFSINWGTLIPTADPCALSGAVYSAAYDSGQSNLLSSTGQSVKFLTANTAITNLQMVQLPNNGKFVLLYGQTGQSPQTANMVQPGNSALLQRTNWREILD